The following are from one region of the Nocardioides marmotae genome:
- a CDS encoding TetR family transcriptional regulator — protein sequence MSTINSLNVEDLGSAAQRDRRKRILDATIDLATKGGFDAVQMRAVADQAEVALGTLYRYFPSKIHLLVSALGREFERTEAARRDVEVPGDTASERVINVLKGTTRGLQSSPHLTEALTRAFMFADASVQAEIHQVGMLLTSMLTRAMHPEQPEPTDDDIAIARVIGDVWLSALVGWVTGRMTAAETGAQIERAVHLILRD from the coding sequence ATGAGCACCATCAACTCCCTCAACGTGGAGGATCTCGGATCCGCCGCGCAGCGCGACCGCCGCAAGCGGATCCTCGACGCCACGATCGACCTCGCCACCAAGGGCGGCTTCGACGCGGTGCAGATGCGCGCCGTCGCGGACCAGGCCGAGGTCGCCCTCGGCACGCTGTACCGCTACTTCCCCTCCAAGATCCACCTGCTCGTCAGCGCGCTCGGCCGGGAGTTCGAGCGCACCGAGGCCGCCCGCCGCGACGTCGAGGTCCCCGGCGACACCGCCTCCGAGCGGGTCATCAACGTCCTCAAGGGCACCACGCGCGGCCTGCAGAGCAGCCCGCACCTGACCGAGGCGCTGACCCGCGCGTTCATGTTCGCCGACGCCTCGGTCCAGGCCGAGATCCACCAGGTCGGCATGCTGCTCACCTCGATGCTCACCCGGGCCATGCACCCCGAGCAGCCCGAGCCCACCGACGACGACATCGCGATCGCCCGTGTGATCGGCGACGTGTGGCTCTCCGCCCTCGTCGGCTGGGTCACCGGCCGGATGACCGCCGCCGAGACCGGCGCCCAGATCGAGCGGGCCGTCCACCTGATCCTGCGCGACTGA
- a CDS encoding pyridoxamine 5'-phosphate oxidase family protein yields MSPDEVDTFLTQQRSSTVATMGPNGQVHLVAMWYAWLDGHVWLETKAKSQKVVNLRRDPRMSFLVETGHTYDQLRGVSLEGNGVVVDDEKTVWDVCVNVFERYNAPYTEELRPFVELMAKNRVVVRLDVDRVRSWDHRKLGLDPLELGGSTAAFLD; encoded by the coding sequence ATGTCCCCCGACGAGGTGGACACCTTCCTCACCCAGCAACGCAGCTCGACCGTCGCCACGATGGGCCCGAACGGCCAGGTCCACCTCGTGGCCATGTGGTACGCCTGGCTCGACGGTCACGTCTGGCTGGAGACCAAGGCCAAGTCGCAGAAGGTCGTCAACCTCCGCCGGGACCCGCGGATGAGCTTCCTCGTCGAGACCGGCCACACCTACGACCAGCTGCGCGGGGTCTCCCTCGAGGGCAACGGCGTCGTGGTCGACGACGAGAAGACCGTCTGGGACGTCTGCGTCAACGTCTTCGAGCGCTACAACGCGCCGTACACCGAGGAGCTCCGCCCGTTCGTGGAGCTGATGGCCAAGAACCGCGTCGTCGTCCGCCTCGACGTCGACCGGGTCCGCAGCTGGGACCACCGCAAGCTCGGCCTGGACCCCCTCGAGCTCGGTGGCTCCACCGCCGCGTTCCTGGACTGA